In the Kineococcus rhizosphaerae genome, one interval contains:
- a CDS encoding magnesium transporter CorA family protein, producing the protein MTSLPDRAPDTPAPGEPDAPGPNAPTVTRAQPPRCPTRTRAYRHGQVVQEGFPAERISELLAEDEATTVWLDLRDPDADDLQILVQEFGLHPLAVEDAVQDHQRPKLDHYPTYRFLNTYAVTLDDGTSELSTSEISAFITGRALITVRKDDAFDVDTLVGRWDLAADLAVHGVPFLVHGLLDLVVDGHLRAVQHLDDALEQLEDQLFEPRPTLDVRRRGFELRKSIAGLRHVTVPMREVLDRYLRTEDRRTSAAMLPYVHDVQDHEQRAAESCEALREHALAIIDSHRNEQSYQLNEVTKKLAGWAAIIAVPTAVTGFYGQNVPYPGFSHHAGFVTSTLTIVVLAGGLFALLRRRGWL; encoded by the coding sequence GTGACGAGCCTCCCCGATCGCGCCCCGGACACCCCGGCTCCGGGAGAACCCGATGCGCCCGGCCCGAACGCACCGACGGTCACCCGCGCCCAGCCCCCGCGCTGCCCCACCCGCACCCGGGCCTACCGCCACGGGCAGGTGGTCCAGGAGGGTTTCCCGGCCGAGCGGATCAGCGAGCTGCTCGCCGAGGACGAGGCCACCACCGTGTGGCTGGACCTGCGCGACCCCGACGCCGACGACCTGCAGATCCTCGTGCAGGAGTTCGGTCTGCACCCCCTGGCCGTCGAGGACGCCGTCCAGGACCACCAGCGCCCCAAGCTGGACCACTACCCCACCTACCGGTTCCTCAACACCTACGCGGTGACCCTGGACGACGGCACCTCGGAGCTGAGCACCAGCGAGATCAGCGCGTTCATCACCGGACGTGCGCTCATCACGGTCCGCAAGGACGACGCGTTCGACGTGGACACCCTCGTCGGCCGCTGGGACCTGGCCGCCGACCTGGCCGTGCACGGTGTCCCCTTCCTCGTGCACGGGTTGCTCGACCTCGTCGTCGACGGCCACCTGCGCGCCGTCCAGCACCTCGACGACGCGCTGGAGCAGCTCGAGGACCAGCTGTTCGAGCCCCGCCCGACGCTCGACGTGCGGCGGCGCGGGTTCGAGCTGCGCAAGAGCATCGCCGGTCTGCGCCACGTGACCGTCCCCATGCGGGAGGTCCTCGACCGGTACCTGCGCACGGAGGACCGGCGGACCAGCGCGGCGATGCTCCCCTACGTCCACGACGTCCAGGACCACGAGCAGCGGGCCGCGGAGTCCTGCGAGGCGCTGCGCGAGCACGCCCTCGCCATCATCGACTCGCACCGCAACGAGCAGAGCTACCAGCTGAACGAGGTGACCAAGAAGCTGGCCGGCTGGGCGGCGATCATCGCCGTGCCCACCGCGGTCACCGGGTTCTACGGCCAGAACGTCCCCTACCCGGGGTTCTCCCACCACGCGGGGTTCGTCACCAGCACGCTCACCATCGTCGTCCTGGCCGGCGGGTT
- a CDS encoding DUF1345 domain-containing protein: MSEFQDAPAAPVPAWRRPTRGERRWPVQVTVVALVALQLRLPAHLALGSRWALPAVEAALMVALTVANPVRMDRASSWFRRTSLLLVAVASVANGASAVLLVDHLVRGRATRSPGGLLFEGAAVYLTNVVTFALWYWELDRGGPLSRKEGRDTDVDFLFPQMASPDVAPADWEPTFPDYLYLSFTNSTAFSPTDTMPWTRWAKMLMLAQSATALCIAALVIARAVNILP, encoded by the coding sequence GTGAGCGAGTTCCAGGACGCTCCTGCCGCGCCGGTCCCGGCCTGGAGGCGACCGACCCGGGGTGAGCGCCGGTGGCCGGTGCAGGTCACGGTGGTCGCCCTCGTCGCCCTGCAGCTGCGGCTGCCCGCCCACCTGGCCCTGGGCAGCCGCTGGGCGCTGCCCGCGGTGGAGGCCGCGCTGATGGTGGCGCTCACGGTGGCGAACCCGGTCCGGATGGATCGCGCCAGCTCGTGGTTCCGTCGCACCAGCCTGCTCCTGGTTGCCGTCGCGAGCGTGGCCAACGGGGCCAGCGCGGTGCTGCTCGTCGACCACCTCGTGCGCGGGCGCGCCACGCGCAGTCCCGGCGGTCTCCTGTTCGAGGGGGCCGCCGTCTACCTGACGAACGTGGTGACGTTCGCCCTCTGGTACTGGGAACTCGACCGCGGCGGGCCGCTGTCCCGCAAGGAGGGCCGGGACACCGACGTCGACTTTCTGTTCCCGCAGATGGCGTCCCCGGACGTCGCCCCGGCGGACTGGGAACCGACCTTCCCGGACTACCTCTACCTCAGCTTCACGAACTCCACCGCGTTCAGCCCCACCGACACGATGCCCTGGACGCGCTGGGCGAAGATGCTGATGCTCGCCCAGAGCGCGACGGCGCTGTGCATCGCCGCGCTCGTCATCGCCCGCGCCGTGAACATCCTGCCGTGA
- a CDS encoding DedA family protein, which yields MSTLLNPSHLLNTFGVLGVFVILFAETGLLIGFFLPGDSLLFTAGLLAATSATAATHIALVPLVLAAVAGALTGAEVGYLIGRSLGPRLLDTPGHPRRAAGLKRAGELLDRYGHGRAVVLARFIPVVRTLMNPLAGAVGVPAARFAAWQGIGGAVWAAGITLAGYFLGRHVPNVDHYLLPIVAVVVLVSLVPVGLELHRSRARDPGPDQVHHDR from the coding sequence ATGTCGACCCTGCTCAACCCCTCGCACCTGCTGAACACCTTCGGCGTCCTGGGCGTCTTCGTCATCCTGTTCGCCGAGACCGGCCTGCTGATCGGCTTCTTCCTGCCCGGGGACTCGCTGCTGTTCACCGCCGGCCTGCTCGCCGCGACCAGCGCCACGGCGGCGACCCACATCGCCTTGGTACCCCTGGTGCTCGCCGCCGTCGCCGGGGCGTTGACCGGCGCCGAGGTCGGCTACCTCATCGGCCGCAGCCTCGGGCCGCGCCTCCTGGACACCCCCGGGCACCCTCGACGAGCCGCCGGGCTGAAGCGCGCCGGTGAACTCCTGGACCGCTACGGGCACGGGCGCGCCGTCGTGCTGGCCCGTTTCATCCCCGTGGTCCGCACCCTCATGAACCCCCTCGCCGGTGCTGTCGGGGTTCCCGCCGCCCGTTTCGCCGCGTGGCAGGGGATCGGGGGAGCCGTCTGGGCGGCGGGGATCACCTTGGCCGGGTACTTCCTGGGCCGGCACGTCCCGAACGTGGACCACTACCTGCTGCCGATCGTCGCCGTCGTGGTGCTGGTCTCCCTGGTGCCCGTCGGCCTCGAGCTGCACCGGTCGCGGGCCCGGGATCCGGGTCCGGACCAGGTCCACCACGACCGTTGA
- the rlmC gene encoding 23S rRNA (uracil(747)-C(5))-methyltransferase RlmC, whose protein sequence is MQCSYFDAHACRSCTLIEVPYADQVRDKEERCAELLSAHTGLQWLPSVRSPQEGYRNKAKMVVGGTAAAPTFGILDAEGRGVDLRGCGVIAPGIREVLPVLARFVTRAGIAPYDVPRRRGELKHVLVTESPTGELMVRFVLRTDGPVARIREHLPALLANLPRLVVVTANLLPEHKAVVEGDVDIPLTERTTLAMPLGGIALDLRPQSFFQTNTRVAQELYAQVARWVDEIGPASVWDLYCGVGGFALHCAAPGRRVVGIEVSAEAVESARHAARDLPDVEFAAGDATRFALESTEVPDLVVVNPPRRGIGPDLAGWLETSGVRHVVYSSCNPVTLAKDLEAMPSLRPVRGRVLDMFPHTAHVEVAVLLERVVAPR, encoded by the coding sequence ATGCAGTGCTCCTACTTCGACGCCCACGCGTGCCGGTCGTGCACGCTCATCGAGGTCCCCTACGCCGACCAGGTGCGGGACAAGGAGGAGCGCTGCGCCGAACTGCTGTCGGCGCACACCGGCCTGCAGTGGCTGCCCAGCGTCCGCAGCCCGCAGGAGGGGTACCGCAACAAGGCCAAGATGGTCGTGGGCGGCACGGCCGCGGCCCCGACGTTCGGGATCCTCGACGCTGAGGGGCGGGGGGTGGACCTGCGCGGGTGCGGGGTGATCGCCCCGGGCATCCGCGAGGTGCTGCCCGTGCTGGCCCGCTTCGTGACCCGCGCCGGCATCGCGCCCTACGACGTCCCGCGCCGGCGCGGGGAGCTCAAGCACGTGCTCGTGACCGAGTCGCCCACCGGGGAGCTCATGGTCCGCTTCGTGCTGCGCACCGACGGTCCCGTCGCGCGGATCCGCGAGCACCTGCCCGCCCTGCTCGCGAACCTGCCCCGCCTCGTGGTCGTCACGGCCAACCTGCTGCCCGAGCACAAGGCCGTCGTCGAGGGCGACGTCGACATCCCCCTCACCGAGCGCACCACGCTGGCGATGCCGCTGGGCGGCATCGCCCTGGACCTGCGCCCGCAGAGCTTCTTCCAGACGAACACCCGCGTCGCCCAGGAGCTGTACGCGCAGGTCGCGCGGTGGGTCGACGAGATCGGCCCGGCCAGCGTGTGGGACCTGTACTGCGGGGTCGGGGGTTTCGCCCTGCACTGCGCGGCGCCGGGCCGCCGCGTCGTCGGCATCGAGGTCAGCGCCGAGGCCGTCGAGAGCGCCCGGCACGCCGCCCGCGACCTGCCCGACGTGGAGTTCGCCGCCGGCGACGCGACCCGGTTCGCGCTGGAGTCCACCGAGGTCCCCGACCTGGTGGTGGTGAACCCGCCGCGGCGGGGGATCGGGCCGGACCTGGCCGGCTGGCTGGAGACCTCCGGCGTGCGGCACGTCGTCTACTCCAGCTGCAACCCCGTCACGCTCGCCAAGGACCTCGAGGCGATGCCGTCGCTGCGGCCCGTGCGGGGCCGGGTGCTCGACATGTTCCCCCACACCGCGCACGTCGAGGTCGCGGTGCTGCTGGAGCGGGTGGTTGCACCCCGCTGA
- a CDS encoding GNAT family N-acetyltransferase, with product MEQRFTVRREAWDEPDGTALRSAQRAELDARYGSDDHEPGVAPSAADVPVFLVARDEAGRPVACGGLRPLTPGRAEVKRMYVVPERRGSGVATVVLRAIEQEARALGVRRLLLETGTLQPEALRFYLREGYARIDNFGPYAGQEQSVCCARDL from the coding sequence ATGGAACAGCGGTTCACCGTGCGGCGCGAGGCCTGGGACGAGCCCGACGGGACGGCCCTGCGCTCCGCCCAGCGGGCCGAGCTCGACGCGCGCTACGGCAGCGACGACCACGAACCGGGCGTCGCGCCGAGCGCCGCCGACGTCCCGGTCTTCCTCGTCGCCCGCGACGAGGCCGGCCGCCCGGTGGCGTGCGGGGGCCTGCGGCCGCTGACGCCCGGACGCGCCGAGGTCAAGCGCATGTACGTCGTCCCCGAGCGTCGCGGCAGCGGCGTCGCCACCGTCGTGCTGCGGGCGATCGAGCAGGAGGCCCGGGCGCTGGGGGTGCGCCGGCTGCTGCTGGAGACCGGCACGCTGCAGCCGGAGGCCCTGCGCTTCTACCTGCGCGAGGGCTACGCGCGGATCGACAACTTCGGCCCGTACGCGGGCCAGGAGCAGTCGGTCTGCTGCGCGCGGGACCTGTGA
- a CDS encoding TetR/AcrR family transcriptional regulator, giving the protein MPRTRDVAAQRDLLSTAVWTVLAEDGLPGLTLRAVADRAGCTTGLVLHTFADKRALLRHARELLHARTGARADALERAGSDPLATLRAVLHGALSLTDAGSEEGRVWVGFLAAAVTDPELRAVHVSHNRAFVDRVARLVGRCRPELSAARRTQRAVALVAQVEGLNALASADPQTYSPHRQRTAVDGLLDALR; this is encoded by the coding sequence ATGCCCCGCACCCGCGACGTCGCCGCCCAGCGCGACCTGCTGTCCACCGCCGTCTGGACGGTGCTGGCCGAGGACGGCCTGCCGGGCCTGACGCTGCGCGCCGTCGCCGACCGCGCCGGCTGCACCACGGGTTTGGTGCTGCACACCTTCGCCGACAAGCGGGCCCTGCTGCGGCACGCGCGCGAACTCCTGCACGCCCGCACCGGCGCGCGCGCCGACGCCCTCGAACGCGCCGGCTCCGACCCCCTCGCCACGCTGCGCGCCGTCCTGCACGGCGCGCTGTCCCTCACCGACGCCGGCAGCGAGGAGGGCAGGGTCTGGGTCGGGTTCCTGGCCGCCGCCGTCACCGACCCGGAACTGCGCGCCGTGCACGTCAGCCACAACCGCGCCTTCGTCGACCGCGTCGCCCGGCTCGTCGGCAGGTGCCGCCCGGAGTTGTCCGCGGCCCGGAGGACCCAGCGGGCCGTCGCGCTCGTCGCCCAGGTCGAGGGCCTGAACGCCCTGGCCTCCGCCGACCCGCAGACCTACTCCCCGCACCGCCAGCGCACCGCCGTCGACGGGCTGCTCGACGCCCTACGCTGA
- a CDS encoding VOC family protein — protein MKLELVPLPVADVDRAKAFYVDRLGFHADVDVRPAEGVRVVQLTPPGSGCSIGFGTGLDVYGAAPGSVRGLHLVVEDIEAARAELVAHGVDVSPVVDVGGGVLYAGFADPDGNTLTLQQMPWRTGDAF, from the coding sequence ATGAAGCTGGAACTCGTTCCGCTGCCGGTGGCCGACGTCGACCGCGCCAAGGCCTTCTACGTCGACCGGCTGGGCTTCCACGCCGACGTCGACGTGCGGCCCGCCGAGGGCGTCCGCGTCGTGCAGCTGACCCCACCCGGTTCCGGGTGCTCCATCGGCTTCGGGACGGGACTGGACGTGTACGGCGCCGCGCCCGGGTCGGTGCGGGGGCTGCACCTCGTCGTCGAGGACATCGAGGCCGCCCGCGCCGAGCTCGTGGCGCACGGGGTCGACGTGTCCCCGGTCGTCGACGTGGGGGGCGGGGTCCTGTACGCCGGGTTCGCCGACCCGGACGGCAACACCCTCACCCTGCAGCAGATGCCCTGGCGCACGGGCGACGCCTTCTGA
- a CDS encoding aminoglycoside phosphotransferase family protein encodes MSLPPRPERLDVRPDLVRRLVAEQFPQWAHLPVDPVDRPGWDNRTFRLGPAMTVRMPSAAGYAEAVAKEQRWLPVLAPQLPLPVPVPLGHGVPDRDYPFPWSVYGWLDGRTAFEEAPADPVRFAADVARFLVALGRVDPAGGPQPGQHNWFRGGPLTTYDAQTRQALRDLAGRVDVAAARSVWEEALAASWDGVDRWFHGDVAPGNLLLSGGELSAVIDFGTCGVGDPSCDLAIAWTTFTGAARETFRAELGVDDATWARGRGWALWKALITIDESEHVVEEILRTR; translated from the coding sequence GTGAGCCTGCCCCCGCGCCCCGAACGCCTCGACGTCCGCCCCGACCTGGTGCGCCGCCTGGTGGCCGAGCAGTTCCCGCAGTGGGCGCACCTGCCCGTCGACCCCGTCGACCGGCCCGGCTGGGACAACCGCACCTTCCGGCTGGGCCCGGCCATGACCGTCCGCATGCCCAGCGCCGCCGGGTACGCCGAGGCCGTCGCGAAGGAGCAGCGGTGGCTACCCGTGCTGGCCCCGCAGCTCCCGCTGCCCGTCCCCGTCCCGCTCGGCCACGGGGTGCCCGACCGGGACTACCCGTTCCCGTGGTCGGTCTACGGGTGGCTCGACGGGCGCACGGCCTTCGAGGAGGCACCGGCCGACCCCGTGCGGTTCGCCGCCGACGTCGCCCGGTTCCTCGTGGCCCTGGGCCGCGTCGACCCGGCCGGCGGCCCGCAGCCCGGGCAGCACAACTGGTTCCGCGGCGGCCCGCTGACGACCTACGACGCGCAGACCCGGCAGGCGCTGCGCGACCTGGCCGGGCGGGTCGACGTGGCCGCGGCGCGCAGCGTCTGGGAGGAGGCCCTGGCCGCCTCCTGGGACGGCGTCGACCGCTGGTTCCACGGCGACGTCGCCCCGGGCAACCTGCTGCTCAGCGGCGGGGAGCTGTCCGCCGTCATCGACTTCGGGACCTGCGGCGTCGGCGACCCGTCGTGCGACCTCGCGATCGCGTGGACGACGTTCACCGGCGCCGCCCGCGAGACGTTCCGCGCCGAGCTCGGCGTCGACGACGCGACGTGGGCGCGCGGACGGGGCTGGGCGCTGTGGAAGGCGCTCATCACGATCGACGAGAGCGAGCACGTCGTGGAGGAGATCCTGCGGACCCGCTGA
- a CDS encoding class II aldolase/adducin family protein, whose amino-acid sequence MDHDLGDVRRLVADTCRALSRDGLVVGTAGNVSARVGDLVVVSPSGVDYATMTGADVGVHTLDGAPVDAPLAPSSELPLHLAVYRGSAHTAVVHTHAPASTALSTVVDEVPASHYYTALFGGGIRVAPYATFGSDELAAGVADALRDRTAALMGNHGAVVVGADLTKVLAQVPYLEYVCDVQLRALATGRPVKTLPADEITRVAGLLAGYGQTPRR is encoded by the coding sequence ATGGACCACGATCTGGGAGACGTCCGCCGGCTCGTCGCGGACACGTGCAGGGCCCTCAGCCGCGACGGTCTGGTCGTCGGCACCGCGGGCAACGTCTCGGCCCGGGTCGGCGACCTCGTCGTCGTCTCCCCCAGCGGTGTCGACTACGCGACCATGACGGGCGCCGACGTCGGGGTCCACACCCTCGACGGCGCCCCCGTCGACGCCCCGCTGGCCCCCTCCAGCGAACTGCCCCTGCACCTGGCGGTGTACCGGGGTTCGGCGCACACCGCCGTCGTCCACACGCACGCCCCCGCGTCCACGGCGCTGTCGACGGTCGTCGACGAGGTGCCCGCCTCGCACTACTACACGGCCCTGTTCGGCGGCGGGATCCGCGTCGCCCCCTACGCGACGTTCGGTTCCGACGAGCTCGCCGCCGGGGTCGCCGACGCGCTGCGGGACCGGACGGCGGCGCTCATGGGCAACCACGGCGCGGTCGTCGTGGGCGCGGACCTGACGAAGGTCCTCGCGCAGGTCCCCTACCTGGAGTACGTGTGCGACGTGCAGCTGCGCGCGCTGGCCACGGGACGGCCCGTGAAGACGCTGCCGGCCGACGAGATCACCCGGGTCGCCGGGCTCCTCGCCGGGTACGGTCAGACGCCCAGGCGCTGA
- a CDS encoding NAD-dependent protein deacetylase, with protein MIEELTELVRARGVVVLEGAGMSTGSGIPDYRGPNGSLTRHTPMTYQEFTGSAENRRRYWGRSHVGWEHFRRAEPNEAHRAVAALERAGFVTGTITQNVDGLDLAAGTREVVELHGDLDRVVCLNCGEVTSRAELAVRLREANPAFDARVEELNALNPDGDADLTDAQLEGFRTVPCRRCGEDALKADVVFFGENVPKERVERSFELLDAGNSLLVLGSSLAVMSGYRFVLHAAKTGKPVAIVTAGPTRGDAKATIRLDAPLQDVLPELRQRLGV; from the coding sequence GTGATCGAGGAACTCACGGAGCTGGTGCGCGCGCGCGGGGTCGTCGTCCTCGAGGGGGCCGGGATGTCGACGGGGTCCGGGATCCCCGACTACCGCGGGCCCAACGGGTCCCTGACCCGCCACACGCCCATGACCTACCAGGAGTTCACCGGTTCGGCCGAGAACCGCCGCCGGTACTGGGGCCGCAGCCACGTCGGCTGGGAGCACTTCCGGCGCGCCGAACCCAACGAGGCCCACCGCGCGGTCGCCGCCCTGGAGCGCGCGGGGTTCGTGACGGGCACGATCACCCAGAACGTCGACGGCCTCGACCTCGCCGCCGGGACGCGGGAGGTCGTCGAGCTGCACGGCGACCTCGACCGCGTCGTCTGCCTGAACTGCGGGGAGGTGACCTCCCGCGCCGAGCTCGCGGTCCGGCTGCGGGAGGCGAACCCCGCGTTCGACGCGCGGGTCGAGGAGCTGAACGCCCTGAACCCCGACGGCGACGCCGACCTCACCGACGCCCAGCTGGAGGGTTTCCGCACGGTGCCGTGCCGGCGCTGCGGCGAGGACGCGCTCAAGGCCGACGTCGTGTTCTTCGGGGAGAACGTCCCCAAGGAACGGGTCGAGCGCTCGTTCGAGCTGCTCGACGCGGGGAACTCCCTGCTGGTCCTGGGGTCCTCGCTGGCGGTCATGTCGGGGTACCGGTTCGTGCTGCACGCCGCGAAGACCGGCAAACCCGTCGCGATCGTGACCGCGGGCCCGACCCGCGGGGACGCCAAGGCCACGATCCGCCTCGACGCCCCCCTGCAGGACGTCCTGCCGGAACTGCGTCAGCGCCTGGGCGTCTGA
- a CDS encoding MFS transporter, protein MSLDARPGAGPDTPWLGHERGTPGYRRLVVALFAAGLATFAQLYSVQAVLPAMASGLHVGASASALGVSAATGALAVSVVGWSALADRLGRVPVMVTSVVLATLLGLVVPLATSLAPLLALRALQGAALGGLPAIAMAYLAEEVHAREVALAAGAYISGNSLGGLTGRIVSSAVADVAGWRWGVAAPAVVGLVATVVFCALVPRSRGFVRHRSTTGPTAGEGLRSRVRQALADPGLLALYAQALLLMGAFVTVYNYLGFRLVEPPFSLSQAVVGLLFVVYLAGTLSSSVAGRLAARGRLRVLLGALAVFATGCLLTLAQSIVVVVAGLVLLTAGFFAAHSVASGWVGARARPRVRAQASALYTFAYYAGSSVVGWLAGFAFGAGGWTVVVGVVVALAVCAAVLALLGLRGRTEAGSMGA, encoded by the coding sequence GTGAGCCTCGACGCACGCCCCGGAGCCGGCCCCGACACCCCGTGGCTCGGCCACGAACGCGGGACCCCCGGCTACCGCCGCCTCGTCGTCGCCCTCTTCGCCGCGGGCCTGGCCACCTTCGCGCAGCTGTACTCCGTCCAGGCCGTCCTGCCCGCGATGGCGTCCGGCCTGCACGTGGGCGCCTCCGCCTCGGCCCTCGGCGTCTCCGCCGCCACCGGCGCGCTCGCCGTCTCCGTCGTCGGCTGGAGCGCCCTGGCCGACCGCCTCGGCCGCGTCCCCGTCATGGTCACCTCCGTCGTCCTCGCGACCCTGCTCGGCCTCGTCGTCCCCCTCGCGACGTCGCTGGCACCGCTGCTCGCGCTGCGGGCGCTGCAGGGCGCCGCCCTCGGTGGGCTGCCCGCCATCGCCATGGCCTACCTCGCCGAGGAGGTCCACGCCCGCGAGGTCGCCCTCGCCGCCGGCGCCTACATCTCCGGCAACTCCCTGGGCGGGCTCACCGGCCGCATCGTGTCCTCCGCCGTCGCCGATGTCGCCGGCTGGCGCTGGGGCGTCGCAGCCCCCGCCGTCGTCGGCCTCGTCGCCACCGTCGTGTTCTGCGCCCTCGTGCCCCGGTCCCGGGGGTTCGTCCGGCACCGCAGCACCACCGGCCCCACCGCCGGCGAGGGGCTGCGCAGCCGGGTCCGGCAGGCCCTGGCCGACCCCGGTCTGCTGGCCCTCTACGCCCAGGCCCTGCTGCTCATGGGCGCCTTCGTCACCGTCTACAACTACCTCGGGTTCCGGCTCGTCGAACCGCCGTTCTCGCTGTCCCAGGCCGTCGTCGGGCTGCTGTTCGTCGTCTACCTCGCCGGGACCCTCAGCTCCTCGGTCGCGGGCCGGCTCGCCGCGCGCGGGCGCCTGCGGGTCCTGCTCGGCGCCCTCGCCGTGTTCGCCACCGGCTGCCTGCTGACCCTCGCCCAGAGCATCGTCGTGGTCGTCGCCGGGCTCGTGCTGCTCACCGCCGGGTTCTTCGCCGCCCACTCCGTCGCCAGCGGCTGGGTCGGCGCCCGCGCCCGGCCCCGGGTCCGCGCCCAGGCCTCCGCCCTCTACACGTTCGCCTACTACGCCGGGTCCAGCGTCGTGGGCTGGCTCGCGGGGTTCGCCTTCGGGGCCGGCGGCTGGACCGTCGTCGTGGGGGTCGTGGTGGCGCTCGCGGTGTGCGCGGCGGTGCTGGCGCTCTTGGGCCTGCGGGGGCGAACCGAGGCAGGCAGCATGGGGGCGTGA
- a CDS encoding LysR family transcriptional regulator → MEDPISVLAGPLQVLAAVGEHEHVTRAAQELGLQQPTVSRTLARVQRAVGVPLLVPHGRGVRLTPAGRALTESAARALAELERGVRTVQEDDAVGTGRVALGFLHTLGAAAVPALVRVFRADHPGVRFQLHQGAAGAVLEQLVAGEVDLVLTSPVPRREGLLTDALVEQPLVVALPADHRLATPGPLELSAVAAEEFVLFEPGYGLRELADASFARAGIVPRVAFEGQDAHTIRGLVAAGLGLAVLPSAQRGTSEVFAGVVERPLAGPSSTRTLGLVRRDEPLPRVAAAFRDLVLARGELLLR, encoded by the coding sequence GTGGAGGATCCGATCTCGGTGCTGGCCGGGCCGTTGCAGGTGCTGGCGGCGGTGGGGGAGCACGAGCACGTGACCCGGGCCGCGCAGGAGCTGGGCCTGCAGCAGCCGACCGTGAGCCGCACGCTGGCGCGCGTCCAGCGGGCGGTGGGGGTCCCGCTGCTCGTGCCCCACGGCCGCGGGGTGCGCCTGACCCCGGCGGGGCGGGCCCTGACGGAGTCGGCGGCGCGGGCGCTGGCCGAGCTGGAGCGCGGGGTGCGGACGGTGCAGGAGGACGACGCGGTCGGCACCGGCCGGGTCGCGCTGGGTTTCCTGCACACGCTGGGGGCGGCGGCGGTCCCGGCCCTGGTGCGGGTGTTCCGCGCCGACCACCCGGGGGTGCGCTTCCAGCTGCACCAGGGCGCGGCCGGGGCGGTGCTGGAGCAACTGGTGGCGGGCGAGGTGGACCTCGTCCTGACGTCGCCGGTGCCGCGCCGGGAGGGCCTGCTGACCGACGCGCTCGTGGAGCAGCCCCTCGTCGTGGCGCTGCCGGCCGACCACCGGCTCGCGACGCCCGGACCGCTGGAGCTGTCGGCCGTGGCCGCCGAGGAGTTCGTGCTGTTCGAACCCGGGTACGGGTTGCGGGAACTGGCCGACGCGTCGTTCGCGCGGGCCGGGATCGTCCCGCGGGTGGCGTTCGAGGGCCAGGACGCGCACACGATCCGGGGGCTGGTCGCGGCGGGCCTGGGGCTGGCGGTGCTGCCCTCGGCCCAGCGCGGGACGTCGGAGGTCTTCGCGGGGGTGGTCGAACGGCCGCTGGCCGGGCCCTCCTCGACGCGCACGCTGGGGCTGGTGCGCCGCGACGAACCGCTGCCCCGGGTGGCGGCCGCGTTCCGCGACCTCGTGCTGGCCCGGGGGGAACTGCTGCTGCGTTAA
- a CDS encoding SDR family oxidoreductase: MNGTVVVTGGSRGIGAAVVQALAARGVRTCFSYATRREAADVVAATAHDLGSACLAVQADVSVESDVRRLFHAAAELGPVTGLVNNAGITGPQSSVADLEVDRIRRILDVNVVGAFLCAREAVKHLRASGGGTIVNVSSRAAVSGSPGEYVDYAASKAAVDTLTVGLAQEVAADGIRVAGVRPGLIRTDIHASSGEPGRVERLQKTIPMGRAGEPDEVAEAVVWLLSDAASFVTGATLDVAGGR, from the coding sequence GTGAACGGAACCGTGGTGGTCACCGGCGGTAGTCGCGGCATCGGGGCGGCGGTCGTGCAGGCGCTCGCGGCCCGCGGGGTCCGGACCTGCTTCAGCTACGCCACGCGCCGGGAGGCGGCCGACGTCGTCGCCGCCACCGCGCACGACCTGGGCAGCGCCTGCCTGGCCGTGCAGGCCGACGTGTCCGTCGAGTCCGACGTCCGGCGCCTGTTCCACGCCGCCGCCGAGCTGGGCCCCGTCACCGGCCTGGTCAACAACGCCGGCATCACCGGCCCGCAGTCCTCCGTCGCCGACCTCGAGGTCGACCGCATCCGCCGGATCCTCGACGTCAACGTCGTCGGGGCGTTCCTGTGCGCCCGCGAGGCCGTCAAGCACCTGCGGGCGTCGGGGGGCGGCACGATCGTGAACGTCTCCTCCCGCGCCGCCGTCTCCGGCAGCCCGGGCGAGTACGTCGACTACGCCGCCTCCAAGGCCGCCGTCGACACCCTCACCGTCGGTCTGGCCCAGGAGGTCGCCGCCGACGGCATCCGCGTCGCCGGGGTGCGGCCCGGCCTGATCCGCACCGACATCCACGCCAGCTCGGGGGAACCCGGCCGGGTCGAACGGCTGCAGAAGACGATCCCGATGGGGCGCGCGGGCGAACCCGACGAGGTCGCCGAGGCCGTCGTCTGGTTGCTGTCCGACGCCGCGAGCTTCGTCACGGGCGCGACCCTCGACGTCGCCGGCGGCCGCTGA